One Deltaproteobacteria bacterium genomic region harbors:
- a CDS encoding redoxin domain-containing protein, producing MTAFVYEWEKYLAGNVQILGISVEPPEEGKKLLERVTRDCQEDRPHIPLDPYPLRLLSDPDATLIRACGTENQGHWAGTIAAPVTYVVDPSGKVKWAYVSDSAADRPSPVALAKAACAVAVGKAPAADYPGK from the coding sequence GTGACGGCCTTTGTTTACGAATGGGAAAAATATTTAGCTGGAAATGTGCAGATCCTCGGCATCAGTGTCGAACCGCCGGAGGAAGGTAAGAAACTTCTCGAACGAGTGACGCGCGACTGCCAAGAAGACCGGCCGCATATTCCACTCGATCCTTATCCGCTGCGTCTGCTCTCGGATCCCGACGCGACTTTGATCCGCGCCTGCGGCACGGAGAACCAAGGTCATTGGGCCGGTACCATAGCCGCGCCGGTGACCTACGTCGTCGATCCCTCCGGCAAGGTGAAATGGGCCTACGTGAGCGACAGCGCGGCCGATCGGCCAAGCCCGGTGGCGTTGGCCAAGGCGGCGTGCGCGGTGGCGGTCGGCAAAGCACCGGCGGCGGATTATCCGGGAAAATAG
- a CDS encoding SEC-C domain-containing protein: protein MRSSKLSAAIGGFTVSAVGRNDPCPCGSGLKFKKCCFNKSLTVAPSYRREERDSALAKLVRFAARAEFNEEHKEALELFWGEWILDEPDEQLDAVMKSESVNIAYNSWFAYDFELSDGLTLLDLFLEREAKRFSSGELNYLEGMLGSHSRLYEVLEVKIDQGFELRDLWDDRRLYVRERSATRQVVAWDLVVGRIGLSGDGAVVFETLTHLFPASIKDELLSDLRRDHREFTRRYGEKSLSDFFRWVTPSLHQWWLERVALPPRPKIMTSDGEPMIFAKVVFDLLDRDALLGALAVREDFVAQDDGSYVWLEPAGAGQRSLGVIVIEDKRVVFETMSRSRAEKARDELSVLCGAAVRFRAISYEDIEQALKHAPPRNRTKEPEIPSAEQQRLLGEFYQDHYGKWLDEPVPALGNRTPRHAAKLKTVRPKLIALLKDFESYSERQRRSGEVAYDFTWMWAELGLTRE from the coding sequence ATTCGCAGCTCCAAGCTCTCAGCTGCAATAGGAGGATTTACAGTGAGTGCGGTTGGCCGAAACGATCCTTGTCCTTGCGGCAGTGGCCTCAAGTTCAAGAAATGCTGTTTCAACAAGAGCCTTACAGTGGCGCCATCCTATCGCCGTGAGGAGCGCGATAGCGCCCTGGCGAAGCTGGTGCGCTTCGCCGCTCGCGCTGAGTTCAATGAAGAGCACAAGGAAGCTCTCGAACTGTTTTGGGGCGAATGGATACTGGATGAGCCGGACGAGCAACTCGATGCGGTGATGAAATCGGAATCGGTGAATATCGCGTACAACAGTTGGTTTGCTTACGATTTCGAACTTAGCGATGGTCTGACGTTGCTCGATCTATTTCTCGAACGCGAGGCCAAGAGATTTTCCAGCGGCGAGCTTAATTATCTCGAAGGCATGCTCGGCAGCCATTCCCGGTTGTACGAAGTTCTCGAAGTAAAGATTGACCAGGGATTCGAACTGCGCGACTTGTGGGATGATCGGCGCCTGTATGTGCGCGAGCGATCTGCCACCCGGCAAGTGGTAGCGTGGGATTTGGTTGTCGGACGGATCGGCTTGTCAGGTGACGGTGCCGTGGTGTTCGAAACTTTGACCCATCTATTTCCAGCGTCGATCAAGGATGAGCTTCTAAGTGACTTGCGGCGCGACCATCGGGAATTCACCCGCCGATATGGCGAGAAAAGCCTTTCTGACTTCTTTCGCTGGGTGACGCCGTCGTTGCATCAGTGGTGGTTGGAGCGAGTCGCGTTGCCGCCGCGGCCTAAGATTATGACCAGCGACGGCGAGCCGATGATCTTCGCCAAGGTGGTGTTCGATCTGCTCGACCGCGATGCATTGTTGGGTGCGTTGGCGGTGCGCGAAGATTTTGTCGCTCAGGATGACGGTAGCTACGTCTGGCTGGAGCCGGCTGGCGCTGGGCAGCGCAGCCTTGGCGTCATTGTCATTGAGGATAAGCGCGTCGTATTCGAAACCATGTCGCGCTCGCGCGCCGAAAAGGCCCGCGATGAGTTGTCGGTCCTGTGCGGCGCCGCCGTGCGTTTCCGCGCCATCAGTTACGAAGACATCGAGCAAGCGCTCAAACACGCGCCGCCACGGAACAGAACAAAAGAGCCAGAGATTCCGTCTGCAGAACAACAGCGGCTCCTCGGTGAGTTCTACCAAGATCACTATGGCAAGTGGCTCGACGAGCCGGTGCCGGCCCTTGGCAACCGTACGCCCCGTCATGCCGCCAAGTTGAAAACCGTACGCCCCAAGTTGATCGCATTGCTAAAAGATTTCGAAAGCTACTCAGAACGCCAGCGCCGTTCAGGAGAGGTCGCCTATGATTTCACTTGGATGTGGGCGGAACTCGGATTAACTCGGGAATAA